The sequence AATGTAGCAAGTTCAACAAATGAAGTGAGCATTACATTACTAGAGCCTCGATGATCCAACTAATTGTTTGTATAGTTTCAATTTTATTGTGAAGCGATGCAATGTACTGATAATGCTTCAATTAGGCACGGAGTTGTAAATGAGCATGTATGTAGTAAAATGAAACTTGCTTTGATACTCCAGTAATACAAAATTCAACTTGGACTGCATTAATAAAATGGAACTCGGAGTGGAGTTATTTTTGCCTGAGTCGCTGATTCACCAATTgcctgtttttttttaaaacaatatgCAGCATTTTCTGATAACAATAAATGCACTGCAATTCAATGCGACAACGGTGATAATTCAGCTAACCGCGTGACATTTTCGCTCATTGCATTCAAAAATGTTTTGAAAATGTTTTACTTGTGACGCGATAAATACAATAGGTTGGTCTATGAGGAGTTTTTGGCACATTCATGATCGGTGTATGTTTTGTTGAATCACATGTGTTGAGAACAATGTCCGAAATCGAGAACAATTATACCAATATcttcttcaaaaaaataataataaaattcgaaaattaATAAATAGTTATGAGTGATGAAAGAATGGCAAAAAGGTGGAAGGTGGGAATCGGTCACATGGGTAACCGTAACCCCTTGTATGGACGGTGGACCGCAGTAGCTTGCTTAATTGACCAAACTAGCTTGCAATACACATTCGTCATtttgataattattattatattatggcACGTCATGGGATATatcttatgttttttttttttgaaagataaTATATCTTATGGTTGAAACGTACACAAAGTCACAAATTTTTTGAATcggttaaaataatattttagcccACGACTCGATCAGCGAATCAAAcatttttagaaaatttggCTTCGCCGCCACTAACTAGCTACAATTGAAGTGTTTCTTCttcgttttttattttttaattttttggccTCGTTCCTGCCCCAATTTTAAAAAGATTTTTTTCCGACAAAAAGTTGATGGATGGAACGAGTTGATTGGAATTACTCCCACATCTCGAGCAAATCTGACGATTTTCACGAGTTTAATGAACAAACAATTGTTTGTAATTCAGACCATCCCGTCTTCTGCAAGTCGCACGAAGAATGCCGTGAATTATACTCACCAATAATTGACAATCAAAACCAGTAAACTCGAGGTAAAGAACATCTCTAACCTTATGAAAatgtaaacatatgtatatcaaAAAAGAGGAGTTGCAGATAAAAATTATGTAGCCAGCAGAGAAAAAGTATGTAGCCAGGACTTGGAATTTCCCAATACACTCTCTTTAGTGGTTTCAGCACTAAAGTTTAACACGAACATTCGCCATATTCAACATCAGGGTCTACAGATCgattacagaaatattttgAATTCTAATGGAATGATTTTAAGTTTCGAGTCCAATGCCGTACTATCAAACATGTCAAGTGTTGTAACTGATTCAAACAAATCCAATGAGGCATCGATCATCCAAGTTTCTTTTCTTGGATGTTATGTGTCATGATTGCTTACAGAATCGTCGTTCTTCTTCAAAGAACTGTTATATAGGGGGGAGTTAAAGTGACTCTTTAATCTTTATGTACTCAAAACAGATTAATTCTTGCAAATAGTTTAAAGCACTAGCAGCAAGCACCCTTTTCTTGCAAAAacaaagagaagaaaaaaactAAACATTTTGCACAACAATGGTCAGTTAGTGAAGGAAATCAAACTTGATTTTTTTCCTGGAGTTTGAAGTTTCAGCTGTTTAAAATTATGAACACCACACTTGAGCAAGTACAAAGTAACCTGGAGTTCACAATTTATCTTGGATGCCACACGGACCTCCAATCCCAAGGAATCAAACAAATGGCATTAGAAAAATGAACACAATACAGAGATTACAAATGTGATTCAGCTCAACCATTCAAACAAGACCAAAACAAAAGACTATATAAAGCTGGCAATATAAATTTTCTGATTCATCTTGGAGAAAAATGAAGAGCTGCAGCTAAACAATAACACGATAAAGGGCAAATACTAGCATCTACTTGTAGCAGTGCCGATCAAGATAAAAAGACACATCTTATTTAGGATTCGCAATTTGCGTATCCAACTCTGATTCAGTTCGaaatagaaaacaaaaagaagaaagaTACCACATGATTGTCTTTATCAGAAACAAAGCAAGCAGAGTAGGCAGCATTCTTATCCAGAAATCACCAACCTTATCGATCTTTCGAGGCATCGAGAGACGCTGGCTCCTCTTCATCGTCCTCCCCTGAAGAAGCCACTGTCGTAACCGGATGATTTCCATCCTTCTCATCTGGATGTCTCACCACAATGACAGGACAAATACAATGCCTCACGCAGTAATCACTCACGCTCCCAAGCGTTCCGTTGTCCCCTCTCTTAATGGCACCGAATCCCATGCTCCCCATAATCAAAGCACTCAGTCTCAGTCTTTCGACCTCCAAACACAACCTCTCCTTCATATCATGATCCTTCACAATGTGAATTTTGAACGGAATTCGCGCCCCCACAAGCGGTTGAGCCAGAAGGGATGCCTTGGTAGCTGTGAAGGCGTCGAAATCTTCTTCGAGCTTCTGCTGCGATTGCCCGTCCTCTGCTTCATTGATGGATACGTCAATGGATCCCCAATCGGCGCCGTATAGGACTGAGGTAGGGCGAACGTGGATCAAAATGACAGCATCCCCAGAGCGGAGATAGTTGCGTACGGACCAATCAACGGCAAAAGCAGACTCGTCGCTGAGATCAACGGCGAGGCCGATCCTGCGTTGGGCGTTGGCTGTGGGAGTGTCGGTGGAGATTGGGGTGGCAGGGGGAGGGAAGCGAGTGGGAGAGGAGCGAACCCTGACGGAGGCGAGAGGTGGCAATTCAGCGTCCGGCGACGGTGGCTGCATCTTGGCGGTGATTTGGTTGACCGGTGTGTGGTATAGAAATAATACTGCGAATATGCTTGGAATTTAGCAGAGGCAGGAAATGGCCCTCCGTCTCCTTGTCTCCCACGCTATAGTAATAGCAATAGCATGATGATTCTTCGGATCAAGCCTAACTAATATAttcccaaatttttttaa comes from Henckelia pumila isolate YLH828 chromosome 4, ASM3356847v2, whole genome shotgun sequence and encodes:
- the LOC140866852 gene encoding universal stress protein PHOS32-like; its protein translation is MQPPSPDAELPPLASVRVRSSPTRFPPPATPISTDTPTANAQRRIGLAVDLSDESAFAVDWSVRNYLRSGDAVILIHVRPTSVLYGADWGSIDVSINEAEDGQSQQKLEEDFDAFTATKASLLAQPLVGARIPFKIHIVKDHDMKERLCLEVERLRLSALIMGSMGFGAIKRGDNGTLGSVSDYCVRHCICPVIVVRHPDEKDGNHPVTTVASSGEDDEEEPASLDASKDR